From the Butyrivibrio fibrisolvens genome, one window contains:
- a CDS encoding glycoside hydrolase family 88 protein, whose amino-acid sequence MTSLEFDQKIVEDTIDHIVDKTMSMDLTWDWPCGVAYYGIAKAYEVTKKKEYLDVLKDRIDEYVDELGLPKVWTVNTCAMGHCLITLYDATGDERYWDIVMSKVDYLENEALRFGDNVLQHTVSANNDFPEQCWADTLFMAAFFLLRVGVHEKDEDLINDALNQYYWHIKYLQDKDTGFYYHGYNNITKDHMSGFYWGRANAWAAFTMSQVGHILPEAYLYPQFLDIVGSLNEQLSALKTVQTENGLWRTILDDPESYEEISASAGIAAAMLSKGNPLHIKYINKSIKGILANISPQGRVMNVSGGTAVMKDRDGYRNISRDWMQGWGQGLALAFLAGLLEYGNLRSDGAL is encoded by the coding sequence ATGACATCACTTGAATTCGACCAAAAGATCGTAGAGGATACGATCGATCATATAGTTGACAAAACAATGAGCATGGACCTTACATGGGACTGGCCCTGCGGAGTAGCATATTACGGAATTGCCAAAGCCTATGAAGTTACTAAGAAAAAAGAATATCTTGATGTATTAAAAGACAGAATAGATGAATATGTAGATGAGCTTGGACTTCCTAAGGTATGGACAGTCAATACCTGTGCTATGGGACACTGCCTTATAACGTTATACGATGCGACAGGTGACGAGAGATACTGGGACATCGTAATGAGTAAGGTAGATTATCTCGAAAATGAAGCTCTTAGATTTGGTGATAATGTTCTTCAGCATACAGTATCAGCCAATAATGATTTCCCGGAGCAGTGCTGGGCAGATACTCTTTTCATGGCAGCTTTTTTCTTATTAAGAGTCGGAGTTCATGAAAAGGATGAAGATCTTATAAATGATGCGCTGAATCAGTACTACTGGCATATAAAGTATCTGCAGGACAAGGATACAGGCTTTTATTATCACGGATATAACAATATCACCAAGGATCATATGTCAGGATTCTATTGGGGAAGAGCCAATGCTTGGGCTGCATTTACTATGTCGCAGGTAGGTCACATCCTTCCGGAAGCATATCTGTATCCGCAGTTTCTGGACATAGTAGGATCACTCAATGAACAGTTATCAGCTCTTAAAACGGTTCAGACTGAGAACGGTCTATGGCGTACTATCTTGGATGATCCTGAGTCATATGAAGAGATATCAGCATCTGCTGGAATAGCTGCAGCAATGCTTTCTAAAGGTAATCCACTTCATATCAAATATATAAATAAATCGATCAAAGGTATACTTGCAAACATATCACCTCAGGGCCGTGTTATGAATGTGTCCGGTGGAACAGCTGTGATGAAAGACAGGGATGGATATAGGAATATAAGCCGCGACTGGATGCAGGGATGGGGACAGGGACTTGCACTTGCATTTCTGGCAGGCCTTTTGGAATACGGCAATCTTAGAAGTGACGGAGCACTTTGA